A stretch of Schistocerca americana isolate TAMUIC-IGC-003095 chromosome 3, iqSchAmer2.1, whole genome shotgun sequence DNA encodes these proteins:
- the LOC124605879 gene encoding uncharacterized protein LOC124605879 codes for MIEQACRDLEEESAEGLMGAAKMGEACSDTEERANEGVVDVSDIDPTCGDEEEEEAKGLVNAARMEEALQDLEEEAAENLMGAAKMCEAFAETEEGADEGVVDISDIDPACGDEEEGAAESVVNATRMEEAHQDLEQEAAESLMSAAKVGQACGEIEEGADEGVMDTIEIAPACGDVEERAAKGPVNAARMEQAHQNVAEEAAASLMGAAQMDANCEDEEEWSAEAFVNVAKTEQAPRGLEEDAAESLIGAATMDEVHVVVEGATERPCNQPLSAACTH; via the coding sequence ATGATCGAACAAGCCTGTAGAGATTTAGAGGAGGAGTCAGCCGAGGgtctcatgggtgctgccaagatgggcgAAGCGTGTAGTGACACTGAGGAAAGGGCAAATGAGGGTGTCGTGGACGTTTCTGATATTGACCCAAcatgtggagatgaggaggaagaggaagcTAAGGGCCTCGTGAATGCTGCTAGGATGGAAGAAGCGCTtcaagatttagaggaggaggcagctgaaaatctcatgggtgctgccaagatgtgTGAAGCATTTGCAGAGACTGAGGAAGGCGCAGATGAGGGTGTCGTGGACATTTCTGATATTGACCCGgcatgtggagatgaggaggaaggggcAGCTGAGAGTGTAGTGAATGCTACTAGGATGGAAGAAGCCCATCAAGATTTAGAGCAGGAGGCAGCTGAAAGTCTCATGAGTGCTGCCAAGGTGGGTCAAGCGTGTGGTGAAATTGAGGAAGGGGCAGATGAGGGTGTCATGGATACTATTGAGATTGCCCCAGCATGTGGAGATGTGGAGGAAAGGGCAGCTAAGGGTCCCGTGAATGCTGCCAGGATGGAACAAGCCCATCAAAACGTAGCGGAGGAGGCAGCTGCGAGTCTCATGGGTGCTGCCCAGATGGATGCAAACTGTGAAGATGAGGAGGAGTGGTCAGCTGAGGCTTTCGTGAATGTTGCTAAGACGGAACAAGCCCCTAGAGGTTTAGAGGAGGATGCAGCCGAGAGTCTCATCGGTGCTGCCACGATGGATGAAGTCCATGTAGTGGTGGAGGGGGCAACTGAGAGACCCTGTAACCAACCCTTGAGTGCCGCTTGCACCCACTga